Below is a genomic region from Estrella lausannensis.
TTTGCAGGCAGGCAATTTTGAATACCGCGTTCTCGAGGTTGCCAGCAGAGGGACATTGCAGAAGTTGATCGATACCATTGAAGATGATCTTGGGAAGAAGCTCTCGGAGGTAAAGTTGATCGATAGAATATCTGAGCTCTTTGTCCCTTTCGCATTCGCCGTTTCTCTAGCAGCCTTTGCCATGGGGTCCCTTTACTCATTTGAGGAGGGGCTTGAAAGGTTTCTATCGGTTGTCTTGATATCTTGTCCCTGCGCTATCGGCATCGCGATACCTATAGTGGAATCCGCCCTTCTCAATGCGCTTTCAGCGGCAGGAGTTTTAGTCAGGAACCGCCGTGCGCTGCACCTGATCGGAAGGGAATCGGTTTTTCTATTCGACAAAACCGGTACTGTCACGGAGGGTAAGTTCGAAGCGGTAAACGGCTTGGAGCAGTTTAGCACCAAGGAGCTTGAGGTCATTAAAGCGCTTGCTTCGCTCTCCCTCCACCCTCTTTCGCTCGCGATCTACCGCTCAATTAACACCTTGCCTGCGACCAACGTGACAGCCGAAGAGCTACCGGGTTTGGGGCTTGCCGGCCATTATGAGGGCGCGAGAATTCTCATGGGGTCTTCGGAGCTTTTGAGACTGAAAGGCGTTTACACTGAGGATATGCAACAGGAAAATGGACTTGCAACTACAGTGTGGATCGCCATCGAGAAGGAGGGGCAGCGAACGGTCCGGCGAGTCCTTTTGGGGGACAAGGTTAAAAAGGGCATGAGGGAGTTTATTTGCGGGCTCAAGGGATTGACAACCGTCTTGGTCTCCGGCGATGCGGAAGAGACGGTTAAAAGTGTTGCCCAAGAGTGCGGATTTAGCTCCTGGAAAAGCCGCTTTAATCCACTCGAAAAACGTATGCTTGTCGAAGAGCTCAAGGAGGGAGGGGATGTGGTAGCGATGATGGGTGATGGCATCAACGATGCGCCGGCCCTGACATCGGCCCACATAGGAATTTCAGTTGCTTCAGCCTCAGATATCGCCATCTCGGTCTCTGATATATTGGTGACAACAGAGAAGAGCGAAGCGCTCTCTTTCATGCGGCATCTTGCGCTTTCTGCACAAAAGATCATGCGCCAAAACCTGTTCTGGGCCTTTTTCTATAACGCCATCGGGATGCTTTTGGCTCTGTTTGGTCTTTTAAACCCTTTATATGCCGCCTTCGCAATGGCAATTTCGTCTCTGATGTGTGTGCTAAACGCTAAGCGGATTTAAGCACAATTTTGAGACACTTTCGGTGTATACCGAAAGTGTCTCAAAATTTGGTTTTTGGCAAAGAGAAAGCTCTCGGGATTGAATGATCGTAAGCCACCTAATATTAGAAATATGAGGTGGCTTACGATCATTCAATCCCGAGAGCTTTCTCTTTGCCAAAAACCAAATTTTGAGACACTTTCGGGATACACCGACGGTATAATTGCAATCGTTCAATAATGAGCGGCACCCTGGATGGGTGCCGCAGGAAACAAGGGAAGATCACTCCCAGTTGAGTATCACCTTTCCCGACTTTCCGTCTTTCATCAGGCGGAAGCCGTGGTCGAACTCTTCGATGGGGAAACGGTGGGTGATCACCGGATCGATGTTGAGGCCGCTTTCAAGCAAATTGGTCATTTGGAACCAGGTCGAGAAACCCTCCCGTCCATAAATCCCTTTGATGGCAAGAAGTTTGAAGATGACAAGATCCCAGTCGATGACCGTTCCTGGAGGCAAAATACCAAGAAGGGCAATCTGTCCTCCATGGCGCATCGCTTTAAGCATGTCGTTGAAAGCTACCGGACTGCCTGACATTTCGAGACCAACTGTGAAACCTGTTGAGATGCCAAGCGTCTTGACGGCTTCCTGAAGGGATGTCTTCGATACGTCGACCGTGTGCGTGGCACCCATTTGTTTTGCCAGCTGGAGTCGTCCTTCGTTGATGTCGGTCACGATGATGTGGCGTGCTCCTGCCATTTTTGCGATGGCCGTCACCATGCAGCCGATGGGACCGGCACCCGTGATCAGCACATCTTCAGCCGTCAGGTTAAAGGTGAGCGCTGTGTGAACTGCATTGCCAAAGGGGTCGAAGATGGAAGCTACGTCATCGCTGACAAAAGAGGGTAATTTAAAAATGTTTTCCGCAGGGAGGGCAGCGTATTCGGCAAAGGTTCCGGTCGTGTTGACGCCTATTCCTTTTCTGGAGGTGCAGAGGTAGCGTTTTCCTGTCTTGCAGGAGATGCACTGGCCGCAGGTTAAATGGCCTTCGGCGCAGACGCGATCGCCGGGAGAAAGGCCTTGAACGGACTCTCCGACCTCGATGATCTCTCCCATGAACTCATGACCGACAATCATCGGCACCGGTATTGTTTTTTTTGCCCACTCATCCCATTTGTAGATATGGACGTCTGTGCCGCAGATGGCACTTTTTTTGATTTTTACCAATACTTCGTGGGGCTTGATCTTTGGCTCGGGCACCTCCTGCAACCACAGTCCTTCTTCGCCTTTTGCCTTCACTAGTGCTTTCATAAAGTTCCTTTACTGGACGTCTTGGGTGTTTGATCAGTCTCGTCTTTTACTGGTTTAAATTCATATTCAGCGTCGATAGTTGTCATTTTCAGGATGCGTTCCCATATTTTTTTTCTTTCCACTATCCTTGTGGGTGAATGGATATCGTGCCTGACAACCACTGGAACTCCGGGGGTTTCTTTGGAGACAAGCACCCATTCGTGGTGCTCCATGTTGCCTTCCTTATACCACCATTCATAGAGCATACGTGTTCCCGTATCGAACACCAGCTGCGATTGCGCTTTGGGCACAGTTGCCTTTACTTTGGCCATCTCCTCCTCGTAAAAGCTTCTCAGGTTTTCGGGAGTCCGCTTCAGCATCTCGACAGTTACCTGTTCGTCGATCTGATTTTCACCGCCGACCGGATGATATCTCTCTATTCCCTGACGATCTTCCCTGACCCATTCTTTTGTGTCTTGCATCCAATTAATGCGCACATCGATTGCCGATGGAACGAGATCAATGTGGTAAGTTGCGAGAATATTTTCCCAAATCGGTCTGATTTTTTCAACAAGATCCACATTTTTAGTCGTATAGCGTATGAATCCCAGGCCGTCGCCACTGTAGAAAATTTTAACCCAGCCATGCTGGGCGTCGGGGATATCGGTGTCAATCCACCACTCGAAAATTAGCGAGTCGCTCGTGGATTTGACGATTTTTGATTTGAAGAGCCCCCCTGATTTTTTGTTAAGCAGTACCATGAAGTTGTGATAATAGATCTCCAGAGGTACCTTCTCCTGGGCTACATAGTGGAGTATCAGGGCTTCTTGCCAGTTCGTCGAGGTCTCTTTTTCCGGCACGAACGTAAATTCGCCTGTCTTTGCCCGGCCCGAGAAAGTGAAATTTTTATTGTAGCCATCAAAGCGGATCACCTGGCCAGCTGCCAAGGGGGAAAAAAGGGATAAAGTAAAAAAAAGGCAGGAGATGAGAATGGACTTCATAGAGTTCCTCTTTGATTTAGACCGAAGGGCCTCAAAACTGGGCATCGGGGCTTCGAGAGGGCGCTCTCATGAACGAAAGAGTGCAAGTTGCGCCGTAATTTTCATATGGGGTGACGTGCGGTCTTTCGATTTTGCAGAGCTCTCTCTTAGCCAAAAGCCAAATTATGAGGCACTTTCGGTAAACAATAACGTAGCGAATTTTTGCCCACCGGAGGCGAGCCTATGCTTCATCTATATGACTTTTTCACAATTCGTTCTCTAAGATTCCCTTTTGGCCACTTTTTTTACTATGTCGAATGGTTCCCAAAACGGGGCCTTCGGCGCTGAGAAATCTCCCCTAGCCGAGTGATTGACAGTTAGCTTAGGTTGTTAATATTGAGTGGCATGAGGTTTTTGGTGCTGGGGTGTAGTCACAAGAGGGGAGTGGGCCGCTAAGCTTACTGTACAGGGAGCGAACGGGGAGGGGTAGCCCCCCCCCTGGAAAATTGCTATGAGATGTCAAAAAGAGCTGTATAACCCGGCCATATGGAGAGGCCTATCTATTCCAGGTCGCTTTCAGTATTCCTTCGTCCTCAGAGAAAAATGAAGTGTTCAGATGCTCGTTAAACCGCTCCCGGTAGTAGACATCATAGAGAATGCTGCCCCATTTCTCCAGTTGATGGATAACAACTTCAAAACTTTCGGATTGCTCGGTTGAAATGGCTAGCAAGAGCTTCCGGACAGATTCCGGCAGGTTGTATCCCTCCTGCATCAAGATTTTCTTTGCTACCCACAAGTTGTTAGCGATTACCTTGCCATCATAGTGGCGCGTTTGTTGGATTTTTTTGAGCGCTTCTTTGCTAGTTTCGCTGTTTAACGAAAGCAGCAGCTCCTCCACCCCTGTCCTTAAAAATAGGAGGTCATGTGTTTCTGAGAGGGTTTTCATCTCATTCTTATCCAGCAGGAGAATCATGCATGTGACATGCACTTCACGTAGAAGCTTACGAAGCGGGGATGCCTTCATTCCGGCGCTAAGCAGTTTTTCTTTGAAGCAATCCTGTGCGCGCAGTTCCACGTCTCTTTTTTTACTCCAACAGGTTCTGTGCTCTTCACAGTCTTGCTTCAGCTCTTTGATCAGCGTCATCAGGCTAAGCTGACAGTCAAGGGAAAGCGGAAGGGTTTGAATAAAAAGATCCCAAAGCCTCAATGATTCGAAAGTGATGGGGAGCTTAGCCCACTCCTTCTCCCTTTTGGCTGTTTGCTCCATGAGCGCGAATCGCAAGTACTCGGCATATGAATCCGGAGACAGCCTGGATTGATATGAGGTGTAGACTTGGCTATGAGACTCTGTGACAGAGGGCGCAGCGTCTTCTTCCGCAGCTGTTTCGACAAATTGAATCGTCTGCGACGAGAAGGAGTCGCTTTTATAAGATGAGTGCGTGTTTGTTTGGTAAGAGATTGCTTGAGTGTATGACATAATATTGAAAATGTAAGTTATTTTATTCGGTTTTTTACGATTAGGGAACATAGTAACGATCCCATCATTTTTTATCCAATGATGGAAGCTATCGTTATGATTGGGGAAGGGACCAACTGGATACGCTTCGTTAATTGATATGTGACGAAAGCGTCGCAAAATTAGGCATTCTCAAAGCCGTAATGCCAAATTTTGAGGCACTTTCGGTACAGAACCCAATTCGGCAGGATTTGGTGCTGTGGATGGGCTCAAAGGCTGTGCTTTAATGGTGCTGCGTCTCTTCGTAGCCTTCGCGGATGGGCGTCCAGCCGGGTTTTTTAGGCTTGGGAGCATAAAGACCCCTGATACGCCACCACATCAATAGGTAGTGATAGCATGTGTAGCAGGCAACGCACTTCATCATCCGCCCAAAATCCGTCCAGGTTTTGTAGGTTTCGTAAGCGATGTACTCGATTACAAGGGTGAGCATGACGAGTAAAGTCAAAAAGCCCCAGCTGATGGAGGCGATTGATAAAACCAGGATTGGATCGACCTGTGAATCAAACAGAGCCATGCCGAGGATGACAAATCCTGACATCTCAATTAGGGGAGCCGCTTTTTCCAGAAGAGTCATCGGAATGATGTACAGGCCGATAGATCGGTAACGCGGGTTGAACCACATTGAACGGTATTCCCAAATATTTTGAGTCGTCCCTTTGTACCAGCGCAGGCGCTGCTTCCCCAGTGTTTTTATGGTGTTGGGGGCTTCTGTCCAGGCAACGATGTCCGGAATGTAGGTGATTCTGTAAGGACGTTTTCGATCCAGATAGTATTTGTGCATCCGGGTGATGATTTCGGTGTCCTCAATGATCGAAGTGCGATCATAGCCTCCGATTTCAATTAGGGCGGATAGGCGAAACATCCCGAAATTGCCGGGAATAACAAGGGTTCCTTTTGTCCAGCTCACACCCAGACGTTCGACCAAAAACCCTTTCATGAAGTCTATGACCTGGAAACCGAGCAGCAATTTTTGCGGAAATTTGACCTCGACGATCCTGTTGTCTTTGATGGTGCAGCCGTTGACGTTGCCAATCGATGCGTGTGCCGCTACTGTTTCTGGGTGGAGTAAAAACGGCCTGATGAGGCGGTTCAGGGCTAAATCGTCAACTAAAGTGTCGGCATCAGCGCACACAACAAATTCCGAAGTTGTGGCATTGAGCCCGGCATTTAACGCGTCTGCTTTCCCGCCGTTGACTTTATCGATCACAAGAAGCGCCGGGTGATGCTTGCTTGCGTAATAGCTCTTGATGTGACTTGTCTCAAAGTGGCCGGGGCAAGACGGCGGAACAGGATAGAGGTAAAAATTGGTTTTGAGAAGCTCAAACGTGTTATCGGTCGATCCGTCGTTGATGATGATGATTTTTTTGTAGCGGTACGAGAGCGACAGCATATTTTTGACTGTATGCACGATGTCCTTTCGTTCGTTGTACGCCGGTACCACAAAGGTAATCTCTGGGAGTGAGTTGGAGCGGATAATTCTATATATATCCTCTGCGGGGACTTCCCGGAATCGCCACAGTATTGTTGCGCAGCCGACAACGCTCTGAATTAATGACAGCAGGGCGAAGAGCAAAAAGATGAGTCCATAGATGATAAATGCTTTCCAGCCCCAGCTGAGTTGCTGGACCCCGATCAGGGAGAGCATGCTAAAAAAGTTTGACAGATCTTCAAAAAGAGACATCAAAACCTCCAGCTCACATCAAGACCTATCGTCCCGATCGTATATTTTTCTGAATCACGATACAAGTCTCCTGCAAGGGCAACCTGCAGGCAGTTATATTTGTAGATGAGGCTGCCAAATACGATATCGTACTGGCGGTTATCCCAGCGTATTGGCGGGTTGGCAACAGTGGGAGCCACCACAATAATTTCTGAAAAACGTGTGCGTGTGTTTTGCCAGCCGTGGCCGTAGGACAGGCTCGTGTAGAATTTATCCGCGCAGCGAATACGCCAGTCTTTTTCGAGGGTGACTTGCAGCTGGTTTACTATCTGGGGTTTATAAGTGTAATAATCCGGTATGTTCTGGCTGAAGCTCTGATATTTGGCAAAATACCGAAATAAAATGTTGTCTGAGTAGCATGGGGGGCGCCACTGGAACCACCCCAGTACTTTTTGCGACTTGTTGTTGACATAGTCGCGATACCAAGTTGCGTTGGCCTCGAGTCCCGCCCATCCGCGCTTCATGACCTTTCTTTCATAGGTTCCGGCGATGATATCGTAGCCGACTAACTTGGCGTGGTTATCGCTAAAGTTGCGCGCGACGAGGTCCGATTCGGCCAAATAGCTTAGGGTAGCCTTCTGTATCGGAGTGTGGTAGACAAGTGTGATGGATGGTTCGATCAGAGTGTGGGTTTGGCATTTGAAGGTCGTTGATTGATAAGGAGAGTAGCGCGAAAAGCCAATTTGGCCAAAGGCATACAAACAGGGGCTGAAGACCTGTTTAGCACCCAGGTGGAGCCTTTGCACATCAAAGGAATAGATTCTGGTGTGTTCCAAAAGATCCCTTAAAACATACAGCTGGTCGATATAGCGGCCGAAGAAAGAAAAGTTGTCGTTGACCGGATAATTAAGGAGAAAGCGTCCTCCATAGACTTGGTATTTAGCAGACCAGCGGTGGTCTATGCGGCTCCATTCATCTTCCTCGTGATACCAACCACCCCATGTCATTACCGGCCGGCTCAAGTTCAGCGTGTTGTTATAGCCTCTTTTTACCCACTTAGGAATCGGTTCACAGAACTGCTGCATTTCTTTTTTGAAGAGGGTGTATATCTGCTTCCAAGTCCAGCGGGATGAGAAGTAGTAGTGCTCATCCTCTTTCAAATCGGCGTAGAAGGACAAAGCATTTAGGTTGGAGGGTGAAAGAGTCAGCGCTTCACCATAGTAGCACTCCGCTGCGCAGTAGCTGCCGTTCATCGCCTCTATCCTTCCAAGTCCTGCCCACGCTTCGGCATCTTCAGGGTTGCGCCACAAAAGACGCGACAAAATGCACCGAGCTTTTTCGTATTCTTCAAGCTCGATATAGGTCTCCGCGATAGCGTGCCAAAGGTAGGGAGCGTTGTTGTCGATTTGAAGTCCCCTGTAAAAAACTTCCAACCCCTTGCAATAACAATCTAAATCGACATACATCTGCCCCAGAGCCAAGTACCGGGTAGGATCATCCGGAGATGCTTCCAGAAGGCCGGCATAAAGTCTTGCGGCGAGCTCAAACTCTTCGAAGTTGGCTAGACGATTGGCAATATCTTTCACCGGGCCGTCGATGGCGTCTTGCCGGCCATGCAGTACCCATTCATCGTTCGGTAAATCTTGGAGCAACGTCGTGTATATTTCCTCAGCTTCTCCATAACGCCTCTGTTTCATCAGGAGCTGACTGTAAAATGACAAGGCAGATATATTCCTGGGATCAATTGTGAGGGCTGTCCGATAGAGGGACTCAGCTTGTGCTGGATTGCCCTCTAAGGCATACACTCTGCCAAGGCCCGCTAACGCTTCGGGATTTTTTCTGTCGGCATCCAGAGCTTGACTCAGATTTACTTTTGCCTCCTGAAGCATGCCGGAAAAAAGCTGGGCAAAGGCCAAAGCTATGCGCAATTCGTTGCTTTCGGGATTTTTATCAAGCCCCTCCTGGTTGATCTCCATGGACTTTCCATAATCGCGAAGACGCATGAGCATTTGCCCAAGTCCATAATAGAATTGTGGGTTGTCAGGAGATTGTTGCAAGAGCTTGCTATAAATATCGGCGGCCTCTGAAAACTGCTCCTTCTTTATCAATGATTTGATCTGTTCGATTTCAGGGCCATAGATGGCTGTGTCGAGTGAAAGCTTGACCCACTTCTCATCCGGGCGTAATTTCAGCAATTTTCGATAGGCCCTCTCAGCTTCTTTATAGTTCTTTTTTTTCATCATCAGATCGCCGAATGCCGAGAGGGGAGCGATCCCTTTCGGATCGAGATTCATGGCGGTTCGGATCAACTTTTCAGACTCACCGTATTGATCCTGAAGCATTTTGACGACACCTAGTCCTGCCAGGGAGTCGACATTCTGCGGGTCTAGCACAAGCGCCTGTTCAAAGGCGGCTGTGGCAAGGTCGGTTTTTTTAAGTGAGAGATAGGAAAGTCCAAGGCCTGCA
It encodes:
- a CDS encoding heavy metal translocating P-type ATPase, which produces MQTSVLQQTPSAAGSRCALCKAESVSELQEEGRSFCCPGCLAVYNILKAKGELAAAQDHPLTKAALRFGILSNHSLFGEKESEESDSSAEERLKLYIDLEGLWCPSCGEIIRLTLFNGPGVSKCVVDFATDLAFIEYNPLLTSKETLFGKIKELGYTPHVIEDSARKKASPALKIRMALASFLAINLMMLSSPIYVSYFVSDIEGFGYLFALLSLVFAAPAVVLALPLFLRCYHQLRFGIVGMEALVTVGVSTAFILSCINLIKGSYHIYFDSMAVVVALVLVGKAIESEAKFSAKESMMRLMRATPKRARKKFAEGEVRFVSIKEVAVGDILVAHVGEKIALDGLVLTGSGAVDESLMTGEARPVSKKEGSRLVGGTFLQAGNFEYRVLEVASRGTLQKLIDTIEDDLGKKLSEVKLIDRISELFVPFAFAVSLAAFAMGSLYSFEEGLERFLSVVLISCPCAIGIAIPIVESALLNALSAAGVLVRNRRALHLIGRESVFLFDKTGTVTEGKFEAVNGLEQFSTKELEVIKALASLSLHPLSLAIYRSINTLPATNVTAEELPGLGLAGHYEGARILMGSSELLRLKGVYTEDMQQENGLATTVWIAIEKEGQRTVRRVLLGDKVKKGMREFICGLKGLTTVLVSGDAEETVKSVAQECGFSSWKSRFNPLEKRMLVEELKEGGDVVAMMGDGINDAPALTSAHIGISVASASDIAISVSDILVTTEKSEALSFMRHLALSAQKIMRQNLFWAFFYNAIGMLLALFGLLNPLYAAFAMAISSLMCVLNAKRI
- the tdh gene encoding L-threonine 3-dehydrogenase; the encoded protein is MKALVKAKGEEGLWLQEVPEPKIKPHEVLVKIKKSAICGTDVHIYKWDEWAKKTIPVPMIVGHEFMGEIIEVGESVQGLSPGDRVCAEGHLTCGQCISCKTGKRYLCTSRKGIGVNTTGTFAEYAALPAENIFKLPSFVSDDVASIFDPFGNAVHTALTFNLTAEDVLITGAGPIGCMVTAIAKMAGARHIIVTDINEGRLQLAKQMGATHTVDVSKTSLQEAVKTLGISTGFTVGLEMSGSPVAFNDMLKAMRHGGQIALLGILPPGTVIDWDLVIFKLLAIKGIYGREGFSTWFQMTNLLESGLNIDPVITHRFPIEEFDHGFRLMKDGKSGKVILNWE
- a CDS encoding glycosyltransferase family 2 protein; amino-acid sequence: MSLFEDLSNFFSMLSLIGVQQLSWGWKAFIIYGLIFLLFALLSLIQSVVGCATILWRFREVPAEDIYRIIRSNSLPEITFVVPAYNERKDIVHTVKNMLSLSYRYKKIIIINDGSTDNTFELLKTNFYLYPVPPSCPGHFETSHIKSYYASKHHPALLVIDKVNGGKADALNAGLNATTSEFVVCADADTLVDDLALNRLIRPFLLHPETVAAHASIGNVNGCTIKDNRIVEVKFPQKLLLGFQVIDFMKGFLVERLGVSWTKGTLVIPGNFGMFRLSALIEIGGYDRTSIIEDTEIITRMHKYYLDRKRPYRITYIPDIVAWTEAPNTIKTLGKQRLRWYKGTTQNIWEYRSMWFNPRYRSIGLYIIPMTLLEKAAPLIEMSGFVILGMALFDSQVDPILVLSIASISWGFLTLLVMLTLVIEYIAYETYKTWTDFGRMMKCVACYTCYHYLLMWWRIRGLYAPKPKKPGWTPIREGYEETQHH